CCACCTTGGCCTGCCCGCCGCAGAACACTTCCTTGACGAGCCTTTGCTGCGCCTTGTGGAACGCCTCGGCCGTGGCGGCGAAGTCGAGCTCGGCGTCGCCGGTGGTCAGGGAGGCGGTCAGGGTCTTACTGCCGTCGGGCGTGCTGTACATCAGCGCCCCCCAGCCAAAAAAGCCGCCGTTGTGGTTGAAGACGGTGCCGCCGCCGTCCGTCTCCTCCACGAACAACCCCAGGCCGTAGCCGGCCTTGGGATGCGGCGTGCGCATCTCGGCGAGCAGCGAGTCCGGCAGGAGCTTGCCGCTCATCAACGCGGAGAAGAACGTGTGGAGATCTTCGGTGGTCGAGATCATGTCACCGGCGGCGGAGATCCAGGAGACGTTGAAACGGGTGACATCGACCACCTTCCACTGGCCGGCGTGCTCGTATCGGTAGTAGCCGTGAGCGTGCGGCTCGGGGATCTCCGGCGAGGCGCCCGGCACCACGGTGCCCGACATTCCCAGCGGCTGCAGGATCAGCCGCTGCAGCTCCTCGGCCAACGAGCGGTCGGTGACCTCCTCGATCAGCAACTTGGCCAGCACGTAGTTGGTGTTGGAGTAGCTCCAGTCCGTCCCCGGCTCGAACCGCGTCGGCTTGGACAACGCCAGCCGTACCAGCTCCTCAGGCTGATAGGTGTGGAACTGGTTGTCCACGTACTCCTGGCCCTGCCAGGGGATCCCCGGCGCGACCGTCCCGTCGTCGTAGTACTCGCCGGTGTAGTTGAACAGCCCGCTGGTGTGCTGTAGCAGCATCCGCACCGTGATCCGCCGGTCCAGCCCGAACCGGGGCAGGTAGTCATCCGCCGGGCTGTCCAGCCCGATCTTGCCCTCGGCCACCAGCTGGAGCACCACGGTCGCGGTGAAGGTCTTGGTGGTGCTGCCGATCCGGAACCGCCCGTTGGTCGGCGGCTTGGCGCTCTCGCCCAGCTTGCGCACCCCGGCGCTGCCGACCCACTCGCCCAGCTCGTCGTGCACGCGCAGCTGCACACCGCTGAAACCGGAATCCACGATCTCCTGAATGGCCTTCTGCAACTCCGGGCGGTCCTGCCGGGCAATGGTGAGGGACATGACTGTGTGCTCCTTATGGGTTGGGTGGTTGCTGCGGTGACGGGGCTGCCCGGGGCAGCGACGAGGTTGTGCCGGCCACCAAGGGCCGTGCTGCTCAGAGGTTGCGGGCGGTGATGTCGCCGTAGGCAGTGGTCGCGTGGGGGTTCAGGCCGGCGGCGCCGTCGGTGTTCCGAAGCGTGTTGTGGATCCGGCCGTACGTGGTGCCGGCGTCCAGAGAGAGGCGGAGACCCCGCGGGCCACGGCGACCGAGATCTCGCCAGGGGTGTGGAACTTCTGCATCGTGCTCTCCTCCGCCGTGTTGTTTCTAACTATGGAAAAGCTACGTTGCGTTTGTCAGTTAGGCAATGCAAGAGTTGCGTGTAATTGATATAGCTGCAGGTGAAGGGTGAATAATCGTTGCAATGGGGTTGAAGTCAATGCAACGGTCGACGCCTGGCTCGTTGCAATGGATGGCAAGTGAACGCTATGGTGCAGGCACCAAGAGCACGAAGGAGATCGCGATGCCGGGAGGCAGGCTCACCCAGCAGGAACGCCAGCAGATCGCGCAGGGGCTGGCCGACGGCCTCGCCTACGCGGAGATCGCCAGACGTCTGGATCGTCCGACCTCGACGATCACGCGTGAGGTGATGCGGAACGGCGGGCCGACCGCCTACCGCGCCGACCTGGCCCAGCGTTCCACCGAGCGCCGCACCCGTCGGCGCAGGCAGACCGCGACCCGGGGAGCGGAGGCGCCCGCGCCGGCCCACGGGCGCGATGCCGAGGCCGTGCGCGAGTACGAGGAGGCGTTCACCACCCTCCTCATGCAACAGGGCCTGCCCAAGATGATGTCCCGGGTGCTGACCTGCCTCTACACCACCGACGCGGGCAGCCTCACGGCGTCCGAACTCGTCCGGCACCTCCAGGTCAGCCCGGCGTCCGTCTCCAAAGCGGTCGCGTTCCTCGAAAGCCAGGGCCTCATCCGCCGGGAACGCGACGAAGGCCGCCGCGAGCGCTACGCCGTCGACGACGACGTCTTCTACCAGGGAATGATGGCCAGCGCCCGATCCAGTGCCCAGCTCGCCGAGACCGCACGTCAGGGCGTCGGAGTCCTCGGGCCCGACACCCCGGCCGCCACCCGCCTCGAGAACATCGCCCGCTTCGTCGACTTCGTCGCCGAGAGTCTCATTCGCGCCGCGGAGCAGGCCCGTGAGGTCCTCCACGCCAAACCCGAAACGGCCTCAGGCGGCACGGTCGATCGCGGATAGACAGCCGTCCCGGGGTGCCGGTCCGGTCAGGGCCTGGTCAACGCCGCGGGCTCCAGGCCCAGTTCGCGAGCCAGTGCCTCCTCGGCCCACTCCTGCGCCCGTGCCCGCGGCACCGCGCCCGCGTAGGACGTCAGCTGGACGGCGAGGCCGTCGAGGAGGGCGGTGAGGCGCAGAGCCGTGCCGTGCGGGTCGGGGCAGTGGAACTCGCCGGCCGCCATGCCCTCCGCGATGACCTCGGCGAGGGCCGCCTTCCACTGCCTGTCGAGGTCCTGGGTGACCTCCCGCAGCGCCGGCTCGCGCAGCGCCGCCGCCCAGCCCTCGATCCACAGCCGCCAGCCCTTGGCCTGGCCTGTCGGGGCGTACCACCGTACGGCCGACCGCAGTCGGCGCAGTGCCGGCGTACGGCGGCCGAGGAGCCTGCGCAGATGGGTCAGGTCGGCCTCGGCCGCGTGCCGGAACGCGGCGGCGACCAGCTTCTCCTTCGTCGAGAAGTGGTAGAGCACCAGGGCGTTGCTCACACCGAGCGCCGAGGCCACGTCGGCGATCCTGACCGCCACCACACCCCGGGCCTCGATCTGCTCGACGGCGGCCCGCAGCAGTTCCTCGCGCCGTTCCGCCACGCTCAACCGGACTCTCGTCACGCCGTC
The genomic region above belongs to Streptomyces coeruleorubidus and contains:
- a CDS encoding serine hydrolase domain-containing protein, giving the protein MSLTIARQDRPELQKAIQEIVDSGFSGVQLRVHDELGEWVGSAGVRKLGESAKPPTNGRFRIGSTTKTFTATVVLQLVAEGKIGLDSPADDYLPRFGLDRRITVRMLLQHTSGLFNYTGEYYDDGTVAPGIPWQGQEYVDNQFHTYQPEELVRLALSKPTRFEPGTDWSYSNTNYVLAKLLIEEVTDRSLAEELQRLILQPLGMSGTVVPGASPEIPEPHAHGYYRYEHAGQWKVVDVTRFNVSWISAAGDMISTTEDLHTFFSALMSGKLLPDSLLAEMRTPHPKAGYGLGLFVEETDGGGTVFNHNGGFFGWGALMYSTPDGSKTLTASLTTGDAELDFAATAEAFHKAQQRLVKEVFCGGQAKVADKAEPAQ
- a CDS encoding helix-turn-helix domain-containing protein, producing MPGGRLTQQERQQIAQGLADGLAYAEIARRLDRPTSTITREVMRNGGPTAYRADLAQRSTERRTRRRRQTATRGAEAPAPAHGRDAEAVREYEEAFTTLLMQQGLPKMMSRVLTCLYTTDAGSLTASELVRHLQVSPASVSKAVAFLESQGLIRRERDEGRRERYAVDDDVFYQGMMASARSSAQLAETARQGVGVLGPDTPAATRLENIARFVDFVAESLIRAAEQAREVLHAKPETASGGTVDRG
- a CDS encoding TetR/AcrR family transcriptional regulator, whose amino-acid sequence is MTRVRLSVAERREELLRAAVEQIEARGVVAVRIADVASALGVSNALVLYHFSTKEKLVAAAFRHAAEADLTHLRRLLGRRTPALRRLRSAVRWYAPTGQAKGWRLWIEGWAAALREPALREVTQDLDRQWKAALAEVIAEGMAAGEFHCPDPHGTALRLTALLDGLAVQLTSYAGAVPRARAQEWAEEALARELGLEPAALTRP